Proteins from a single region of Ensifer adhaerens:
- a CDS encoding M15 family metallopeptidase → MRRQALTGIYALLLALLGSTAVDAEPSLSEKLSLLAKAYPDAIERIDGNALILRDGGAPLDIDDGRKKSHAEKLAAADIEDSLSQIYPPGACAKPPAIDFDPGRIRSDALLKRLYGGSAAAVRRDLVTVDWFGERLQVTGKYGAAKALKAVAADLSRQPELRRYLSPSAGTFNWRTIAGAATLSVHSFGAAIDLNTGFADYWRWAGKAKGKLGYRNRYPLEIVQIFERHGFIWGGRWYHFDTMHFEYRPELIAIARAAGANACGR, encoded by the coding sequence GTGCGGCGGCAAGCTCTGACAGGTATATACGCACTCCTCCTCGCGCTCTTGGGCAGCACGGCGGTAGACGCCGAGCCAAGCCTGTCAGAGAAACTCAGCCTGCTGGCCAAAGCCTACCCTGATGCTATCGAGCGGATCGATGGCAATGCGCTGATCCTGCGGGATGGCGGAGCACCGCTCGACATCGATGACGGCAGGAAAAAGAGCCATGCCGAGAAGCTGGCCGCGGCCGACATCGAGGACAGCCTGTCACAGATCTATCCTCCGGGTGCGTGCGCGAAACCGCCGGCCATAGACTTCGATCCGGGTCGCATCCGCAGCGATGCGTTGCTGAAACGGCTCTATGGTGGTAGCGCTGCGGCCGTCAGGCGGGACCTCGTCACGGTCGACTGGTTCGGCGAACGGTTGCAGGTGACCGGGAAATACGGAGCGGCAAAGGCCCTGAAGGCGGTCGCTGCTGATCTTTCGCGGCAGCCGGAGCTCCGGCGCTATCTCAGCCCGAGCGCCGGCACTTTCAACTGGCGGACGATTGCCGGAGCCGCGACCCTTTCGGTCCATAGTTTCGGTGCGGCGATCGATCTCAACACCGGCTTTGCCGATTACTGGCGCTGGGCTGGGAAGGCCAAGGGAAAGCTCGGCTATCGCAACCGCTATCCGCTTGAGATCGTCCAGATTTTCGAGCGGCACGGCTTCATCTGGGGTGGCCGCTGGTACCACTTCGATACGATGCATTTTGAGTACCGGCCGGAGCTGATTGCGATTGCACGGGCCGCAGGAGCCAACGCCTGCGGCCGCTAG
- a CDS encoding pyridoxamine 5'-phosphate oxidase family protein, which translates to MSIITSVEELNALYGGVSEASVAKVTKTLTAEYRLMIEASPFCALATVGPEGLDCSPRGDDDCVVRIADDRTVMLPDWRGNNRVDSLANIVRDPRVALMFLIPGSNTTMRINGTAVLSIDPDLTGSFEVDGKHPRSVIVVTIVEVYFQCARAVTRAQLWNPERFLDPATLPTPGTLLKAAKADFDRETYDREWPERAAKTMW; encoded by the coding sequence ATGTCGATCATCACCTCGGTCGAGGAACTCAACGCGCTCTATGGCGGTGTCAGCGAAGCTTCGGTGGCAAAGGTCACCAAGACGCTGACGGCAGAATATCGGCTGATGATCGAAGCTTCGCCCTTCTGTGCGCTGGCGACCGTCGGGCCGGAAGGGCTCGACTGTTCGCCGCGCGGTGACGACGATTGCGTCGTTCGGATCGCCGACGACAGGACGGTGATGCTTCCCGACTGGCGCGGCAACAATCGGGTCGATTCGCTCGCAAACATCGTGCGCGATCCGCGTGTGGCGCTGATGTTCCTGATCCCCGGCTCGAACACGACCATGCGCATCAACGGCACGGCGGTGCTCAGCATCGATCCCGACTTGACCGGGAGTTTCGAGGTCGACGGCAAGCATCCGCGCAGCGTGATTGTTGTGACCATTGTTGAAGTCTATTTCCAATGTGCCCGTGCGGTGACGCGCGCGCAGCTCTGGAACCCGGAACGCTTCCTCGATCCGGCAACGCTGCCGACGCCGGGCACGCTGCTGAAGGCCGCCAAGGCGGATTTCGACCGCGAAACCTATGACCGAGAATGGCCCGAGCGCGCCGCCAAGACCATGTGGTAG
- a CDS encoding alpha/beta fold hydrolase, with the protein MASFAIKVIRNALKGVAVFSPETAGQLAFRLFSVTPGRKPKNAKEKAALAAAAPVIAQGQPVTLSYAGGWVLARRFAAPRGAANAKRILLVHGWGSRSDYLAAMIEGLVKGGAEVVTLDWPGHGGSPGRTLTMPAAVRAIDAAWRHFGNFDVCVGHSFGGGSLACAAGGIVCDVRSHVAKKLVLIGAPSEMTWLFRGFGKILRLTPKTQAAFEGVVERLSGQRLEEFDAARIIGVLAVPTLIVHAEDDKEVAADHARRYAAAGPNVEMFWANGFGHRRIVSAAPVIARINTFIHAEDQKAAA; encoded by the coding sequence ATGGCATCCTTTGCGATCAAGGTCATCCGCAACGCGCTGAAAGGCGTCGCCGTCTTTTCACCCGAGACGGCGGGCCAGCTTGCCTTCCGGCTGTTCAGCGTCACGCCCGGCCGCAAGCCGAAGAATGCCAAGGAAAAGGCGGCGCTCGCGGCCGCGGCGCCGGTGATTGCCCAAGGGCAGCCGGTGACGCTTTCCTACGCCGGTGGCTGGGTGCTGGCGCGGCGGTTCGCAGCGCCGCGCGGTGCGGCGAACGCCAAGCGCATCCTCCTCGTGCATGGCTGGGGATCGCGCAGCGACTATCTGGCTGCGATGATCGAGGGCCTGGTCAAAGGCGGCGCCGAAGTGGTGACGCTCGACTGGCCGGGGCATGGCGGTTCTCCGGGGCGCACACTCACCATGCCCGCGGCGGTCAGGGCGATCGATGCCGCCTGGCGGCACTTCGGCAATTTCGACGTCTGCGTCGGTCATTCCTTTGGCGGCGGCAGCCTGGCTTGTGCGGCGGGTGGCATCGTCTGTGACGTGCGCAGCCATGTGGCCAAGAAGCTGGTGCTGATCGGCGCGCCGAGCGAGATGACCTGGCTTTTCAGGGGCTTCGGGAAAATTCTTCGCCTGACACCGAAGACGCAGGCCGCCTTCGAAGGTGTGGTTGAGCGTCTCTCAGGCCAACGCCTGGAGGAATTCGATGCCGCGCGGATCATCGGCGTCCTCGCCGTGCCGACGCTGATCGTCCACGCCGAGGACGACAAGGAGGTTGCGGCCGATCACGCGCGCCGCTACGCCGCCGCCGGGCCGAATGTCGAGATGTTCTGGGCAAACGGCTTTGGCCATCGCCGCATCGTTTCGGCCGCCCCGGTGATCGCGCGGATCAATACCTTCATACACGCGGAAGATCAAAAAGCCGCGGCCTGA
- a CDS encoding MarR family winged helix-turn-helix transcriptional regulator, with translation MNKNQVTSEHHFPWDHPRFRSWIAVARACQLMQQTVTREIAHLDIKPPHLDILINLYRFDGISQQELARKLLVGRSNMSMLLPQLEKRGLILRRGDEKDKRVLRLSLTPEGRSLTEAAMEIHTALIERLLDDEPIDDCLVVARSMERLIGLLLKEEGELA, from the coding sequence ATGAACAAAAATCAAGTGACGAGCGAACATCATTTTCCCTGGGACCATCCCCGCTTTCGCAGCTGGATCGCAGTGGCGCGCGCCTGCCAGCTCATGCAGCAGACGGTGACGCGTGAAATCGCCCATCTCGACATCAAGCCGCCGCACCTCGATATCCTGATCAACCTCTACCGCTTCGACGGCATTTCGCAGCAGGAACTGGCACGCAAACTGCTGGTTGGCCGCTCCAACATGAGCATGCTGTTGCCGCAGCTGGAAAAGCGCGGCCTGATCCTGCGCCGCGGCGACGAGAAGGACAAACGGGTGCTCAGGCTGTCGCTGACCCCGGAGGGCCGGTCGCTGACCGAGGCCGCCATGGAGATCCATACGGCGCTGATCGAAAGATTGCTCGACGACGAGCCGATCGATGATTGCTTGGTGGTCGCCCGATCCATGGAACGGCTGATCGGCCTTCTCTTGAAGGAGGAAGGTGAGCTAGCCTGA
- a CDS encoding DUF971 domain-containing protein: protein MSEIWPTELRVSKDRHRLVVTFNNGASFDLSAEMLRVLSPSAEVQGHGPGQRVTVPGKRNVQIISVQPTGNYAVRIGFDDFHDTGIFTWSYLHELGEKGADLFATYEQELADKGMSRDKAEKPR, encoded by the coding sequence ATGAGCGAAATTTGGCCGACGGAACTGCGTGTCTCCAAGGATCGTCATCGGCTCGTCGTCACCTTCAATAATGGCGCATCCTTCGATCTCTCGGCGGAGATGCTGCGGGTGCTTTCGCCGTCTGCCGAAGTGCAGGGCCATGGGCCGGGCCAACGGGTGACGGTGCCAGGCAAGCGCAACGTGCAGATCATCTCGGTCCAGCCGACCGGCAACTATGCGGTACGCATCGGCTTTGATGACTTTCACGACACCGGCATTTTCACCTGGAGCTATCTGCACGAGCTCGGTGAAAAGGGCGCGGACCTGTTTGCCACCTACGAGCAGGAACTGGCCGACAAGGGCATGTCGCGCGACAAGGCCGAGAAGCCACGTTGA
- the moaA gene encoding GTP 3',8-cyclase MoaA — translation MNTATIDRYGAAPLEQNIAPMIDPFGRAITYLRVSVTDRCDFRCTYCMAEHMTFLPKKDLLTLEELQRLCSAFIAKGVRKLRLTGGEPLVRKNIMFLVRELGKEIDAGRLDELTLTTNGSQLAKYAAELADCGVKRINVSLDTLDPAKFHHITRWGDLSKVMEGIDAAQAAGLKIKINAVALKGFNDAEIPDLMCWAHGRGMDLTLIETMPMGEIEEDRTDHYMPLSEMRRQLEERFTFSDIPYRTGGPARYLEVAETGGRLGLITPMTHNFCESCNRVRLTCTGTLYMCLGQNDAADLRTALRASEDDAYLSQVIDEAIGRKPKGHDFIIDREHNRPAVARHMSVTGG, via the coding sequence TTGAACACAGCCACGATAGATAGGTACGGCGCTGCGCCGCTAGAGCAGAATATTGCTCCGATGATCGACCCATTCGGCCGGGCGATCACCTATCTGCGCGTGTCCGTGACCGATCGCTGCGATTTCCGCTGCACCTATTGCATGGCGGAACACATGACCTTCCTGCCGAAGAAGGATCTGCTGACGCTTGAAGAATTACAGCGGCTCTGTTCCGCCTTCATCGCCAAGGGCGTGCGCAAGCTGCGGCTCACCGGCGGTGAACCGCTGGTGCGCAAGAACATCATGTTTCTGGTGCGCGAACTCGGCAAGGAGATCGATGCCGGTCGACTCGACGAACTGACGCTGACGACCAATGGCTCGCAACTGGCGAAATATGCGGCAGAGCTCGCCGACTGCGGCGTCAAGCGCATCAACGTCTCGCTCGACACGCTCGATCCGGCAAAATTCCATCACATTACCCGCTGGGGTGATCTCTCCAAGGTCATGGAAGGCATCGACGCGGCCCAGGCCGCCGGCCTCAAGATCAAGATCAACGCGGTGGCGCTGAAGGGTTTCAACGACGCCGAGATCCCGGATCTCATGTGCTGGGCCCACGGCCGCGGCATGGATCTGACGCTGATCGAAACCATGCCGATGGGCGAGATCGAGGAAGACCGCACCGACCACTACATGCCCCTCTCCGAGATGCGCCGGCAATTGGAAGAGAGATTCACCTTCTCCGATATTCCCTATCGCACCGGTGGCCCTGCCCGCTATCTCGAGGTCGCCGAAACCGGCGGACGGCTCGGCCTGATCACGCCGATGACGCATAACTTCTGCGAGAGCTGCAACCGCGTTCGCCTCACCTGCACCGGCACGCTCTACATGTGCCTCGGCCAGAACGATGCCGCTGACCTGCGCACTGCGCTCAGGGCCTCCGAAGACGATGCCTATCTGAGCCAGGTGATCGACGAAGCGATCGGCCGCAAGCCGAAGGGCCACGACTTCATCATCGACCGGGAGCACAATCGCCCGGCCGTCGCCCGCCACATGAGCGTCACCGGCGGCTGA
- a CDS encoding methyl-accepting chemotaxis protein — protein MSFIDRLLQRLRIVTKVLLFVVPLVALIAGIGLIGFFTARTLNGHMTVTRETINNLSDFQALRSALQAFADAPSEETKTALAGQIDEQESGVRALDGLLTRGQDKAEIASVLALGGTMRSQTDKLWATKLERDQVTASLEAALADMTEQGNTAYKQIDIIRKESGEKEAFAKALLFDAAAYQGLAERIKKFRLPVTMAVNPDAKIDQAGKLLPHLLKQIDEAEKIASEKVQAPIAEVKEQALKVQAILAGAEDSEAKKNALVPILSKFSKYEADFAKEAAKNSDTAAKRFVGMDAEISQLKTLIALMGDTFKGLDSTRLHISELHRKLDAAGREPVMADLQAVRETAGKLGELGGKNAALRDLPAKLGPSLDNIDKGTAALIDVGGRWQAAKAEASALVATASTTLESFVSSAQEAGKVDSQRSADISIVAMIAGTLLAIIGGLMLVETLRGPLKRVTETMTRLANGDLEVAIEGRNRGDEIGDMVRSVAVFRDNAVENVRLGREAEAARALSADEEARRAAERARIEAEQMQALNALSDVLAALADGNLEEGMAEDLPADYVIMARTYNNAVEALRATLADVRVVTGEITGGTGNLASSADDLARRTEQQAAALEESSRALRQLTEIVRATADSARKTTVSVGETNSYAKHSGQVVAKAIDAMAEINRSSEKISTIIGVIDEIAFQTNLLALNAGVEAARAGEAGRGFAVVAQEVRELAQRCAGAAREIKGLISESSAQVRSGVALVQETGDALTVINSHITTIHDLVSNIEASAADQYTGLNEVNSAVHEVELITQQNAAMVEENTAEIHGLRRQVEMLNEKIERFRTGTDGIGAQAQRRRSYAA, from the coding sequence ATGTCTTTCATCGATCGCCTGCTGCAGCGCTTGCGGATCGTCACCAAGGTTCTGCTTTTCGTGGTTCCGCTCGTGGCGCTGATCGCCGGTATTGGTCTCATTGGCTTCTTCACTGCTCGCACGCTCAACGGGCATATGACCGTGACGCGGGAAACCATCAACAACCTCTCGGATTTCCAGGCGCTCCGCAGCGCGCTGCAGGCCTTTGCCGATGCGCCGAGCGAGGAAACGAAAACGGCACTCGCGGGCCAGATCGACGAGCAGGAAAGCGGCGTGAGAGCGCTCGACGGCCTTCTGACGCGTGGTCAGGACAAGGCGGAGATCGCCTCGGTGCTGGCGCTGGGTGGCACGATGCGCAGCCAGACAGACAAGCTCTGGGCGACCAAGCTCGAACGGGACCAGGTGACGGCGTCGCTCGAAGCGGCGCTTGCCGACATGACCGAGCAGGGCAACACCGCCTACAAGCAGATCGACATCATCCGCAAGGAATCCGGTGAGAAGGAAGCCTTCGCCAAGGCGCTGCTCTTCGATGCCGCCGCCTACCAGGGCCTTGCCGAGCGCATCAAGAAATTCCGCCTGCCGGTAACCATGGCCGTCAATCCGGACGCCAAGATTGACCAGGCGGGCAAGCTCTTGCCGCATCTCCTGAAGCAGATCGACGAGGCGGAAAAGATCGCCTCGGAAAAGGTGCAGGCACCGATTGCGGAAGTGAAGGAGCAGGCGCTCAAGGTTCAGGCGATCCTTGCCGGTGCCGAAGACAGCGAGGCGAAGAAGAACGCGCTGGTGCCGATCCTCAGCAAGTTCTCCAAGTATGAAGCGGACTTCGCCAAGGAAGCCGCCAAGAATTCGGACACGGCGGCCAAGCGCTTCGTCGGCATGGATGCCGAGATTTCGCAGTTGAAGACGCTGATCGCGCTGATGGGCGACACCTTCAAGGGGCTCGACAGCACGCGGTTGCATATCAGCGAGTTGCATCGCAAGCTCGATGCGGCGGGCCGCGAGCCGGTCATGGCCGACCTCCAGGCGGTTCGCGAAACGGCGGGCAAGCTCGGCGAACTCGGTGGCAAGAACGCGGCGCTCCGCGATCTTCCGGCGAAGCTCGGCCCCTCGCTCGACAATATCGACAAGGGCACTGCGGCGCTGATCGATGTCGGCGGTCGCTGGCAGGCAGCGAAGGCGGAAGCCTCGGCCCTCGTGGCCACGGCCAGCACCACGCTCGAAAGCTTCGTCAGCAGTGCGCAGGAAGCGGGCAAGGTCGACAGCCAGCGTTCGGCCGATATCTCCATCGTTGCCATGATTGCCGGCACGTTGCTTGCCATCATCGGCGGCCTGATGTTGGTCGAGACTTTGCGCGGCCCGCTAAAGCGCGTGACCGAAACGATGACCCGGCTTGCCAATGGCGATCTCGAGGTTGCCATCGAGGGCCGCAACCGCGGCGACGAAATCGGCGACATGGTGCGCTCGGTCGCCGTGTTCCGCGACAATGCCGTCGAGAACGTGCGACTGGGACGCGAGGCCGAAGCCGCACGCGCGCTGTCAGCCGATGAGGAGGCGCGCCGCGCCGCAGAGCGTGCCCGGATCGAAGCCGAGCAGATGCAGGCGCTGAACGCGCTCTCGGATGTTCTGGCAGCCCTCGCTGACGGAAACCTCGAGGAAGGCATGGCCGAAGACCTGCCGGCCGACTATGTCATCATGGCCCGTACCTACAACAATGCGGTGGAGGCGCTCAGGGCGACGCTGGCCGACGTCCGCGTCGTCACCGGCGAGATCACCGGCGGTACCGGGAACCTTGCATCATCGGCGGACGACCTGGCACGCCGCACCGAGCAGCAGGCTGCTGCGCTCGAGGAAAGCTCACGGGCACTTCGCCAATTGACGGAGATCGTCCGTGCGACGGCCGACAGCGCCCGCAAGACAACGGTTTCGGTCGGCGAAACCAACTCCTATGCCAAGCATTCCGGTCAGGTGGTCGCCAAGGCGATCGACGCGATGGCAGAAATCAACCGCTCGTCTGAAAAGATCAGCACGATCATCGGCGTCATCGACGAGATCGCCTTCCAGACGAATCTTCTGGCTCTCAATGCCGGCGTCGAGGCGGCGCGGGCAGGCGAGGCGGGCCGCGGCTTTGCCGTCGTGGCGCAGGAAGTGCGCGAGCTTGCCCAGCGTTGCGCAGGAGCTGCCCGCGAGATCAAGGGGCTGATCTCCGAGAGTTCGGCACAGGTGAGGAGCGGCGTGGCTCTGGTGCAGGAAACCGGCGATGCGCTCACCGTCATCAACAGCCACATCACTACGATCCACGACCTCGTCAGCAACATCGAGGCTTCGGCCGCCGACCAGTACACGGGCCTCAACGAGGTGAACTCGGCCGTGCACGAGGTCGAGCTGATCACTCAGCAGAACGCCGCCATGGTCGAGGAGAATACTGCCGAGATCCATGGCCTGCGCCGGCAGGTGGAAATGCTCAACGAAAAGATCGAGCGTTTCCGGACCGGCACCGATGGTATCGGTGCGCAGGCGCAGCGGCGTCGGAGCTACGCTGCCTGA
- a CDS encoding DMT family transporter: MHASTNFRGILFMCLAMVTFSCNDALVKSVTGAMNVGQIIFVRGLLTTLMVVLAAWQFRAFRPLRTLMRPVILLRIAMEALASVTYISALGQIPLANASAIMQALPLAVTLGAALFLGEPVGWRRWTAIIAGFIGVLIVLRPGPEGFTPAALTVVACVFVTATRDLCTRRIGHEVPSLYITVSTSLVTTIVGAVLIQPMGGWQPMSATTLSHIAAASILLMLGYQTIVLAMRAGDISVIAPFRYTSLIWSIAIGIFFFAEVPDTWMLVGVAVIIGSGLYTFYRETLRGRKAVAQRSLTGPLE; encoded by the coding sequence ATGCACGCCTCCACCAATTTCCGTGGCATTCTTTTCATGTGCCTGGCGATGGTCACGTTCTCCTGCAACGACGCCCTGGTCAAATCCGTCACCGGTGCGATGAATGTGGGCCAGATCATCTTCGTGCGCGGGCTGCTGACCACGCTGATGGTCGTGCTCGCAGCCTGGCAGTTTCGCGCCTTTCGGCCGCTGCGCACCCTGATGAGGCCGGTGATCCTGCTGCGCATCGCGATGGAGGCACTGGCCTCGGTCACCTACATCTCCGCGCTTGGCCAGATCCCGCTCGCCAATGCCTCGGCGATCATGCAGGCGCTGCCTCTGGCGGTCACGCTCGGCGCCGCCCTCTTTCTCGGAGAACCGGTCGGCTGGCGGCGCTGGACGGCGATCATCGCCGGTTTCATCGGCGTGCTGATCGTGCTTCGCCCCGGTCCAGAGGGCTTCACGCCGGCGGCGCTGACCGTCGTCGCCTGTGTGTTCGTGACCGCGACACGCGATCTCTGTACGCGGCGCATCGGCCATGAGGTGCCCTCGCTCTACATCACCGTGTCCACCTCGCTCGTCACGACCATCGTCGGCGCCGTTCTCATCCAGCCGATGGGTGGCTGGCAGCCGATGTCGGCGACGACACTCAGTCACATCGCCGCCGCGAGCATCCTGTTGATGCTCGGTTACCAGACGATCGTGCTGGCAATGCGCGCTGGCGATATTTCTGTCATCGCGCCCTTCCGCTACACCAGCCTGATCTGGTCGATCGCGATCGGCATCTTCTTCTTTGCGGAAGTACCGGACACCTGGATGCTGGTCGGCGTTGCGGTCATCATCGGTTCGGGCCTCTACACCTTCTACCGCGAGACCTTGCGTGGCCGGAAAGCTGTTGCCCAGCGCTCGCTGACCGGCCCGCTGGAATAG
- the mobA gene encoding molybdenum cofactor guanylyltransferase MobA, producing MLDTSPLISTPLPAVILAGGLSRRMGSPKSRLSLGGSTMLARIIERLRPQVTNVAVNLNTEPPDGSIGDLAVIADTVPGFLGPLAGVLTAMRHVAASTPKASHVVVVPTDTPFFPDDLVARLIGALTRRQQIAVAASAGQMHPLFALWPVALADDLESWMKNDPKRRVRAFIERHASVTVDFPVIMTSKGAFDPFFNVNTPADLTEAEEWLNLFEGGKA from the coding sequence ATGCTGGACACGTCACCCCTGATCAGCACCCCCCTACCGGCCGTCATCCTCGCCGGCGGATTGTCGCGCCGTATGGGAAGCCCGAAGTCTCGCCTTTCCCTGGGTGGCAGCACGATGCTTGCGCGGATCATCGAGCGCCTTCGGCCCCAGGTTACGAATGTCGCGGTCAACCTCAATACCGAACCACCGGACGGGTCGATCGGCGACCTTGCCGTGATTGCCGACACGGTTCCAGGCTTTCTCGGGCCGCTCGCCGGCGTGCTGACGGCCATGCGCCATGTGGCGGCGAGCACGCCGAAAGCATCCCATGTCGTGGTCGTTCCGACCGACACGCCTTTCTTTCCGGACGACCTCGTCGCACGACTGATCGGCGCCCTGACCCGGCGTCAACAGATTGCCGTTGCGGCATCCGCCGGCCAGATGCATCCGCTGTTCGCACTCTGGCCAGTTGCGCTCGCGGACGATCTGGAGAGTTGGATGAAGAACGACCCGAAGCGGCGCGTCCGTGCCTTTATCGAACGCCATGCCTCGGTAACGGTCGATTTTCCGGTCATCATGACGTCGAAGGGTGCGTTTGATCCCTTCTTCAACGTCAACACGCCTGCGGATCTCACCGAGGCGGAGGAATGGTTGAATTTGTTCGAAGGTGGAAAAGCATGA
- the mobB gene encoding molybdopterin-guanine dinucleotide biosynthesis protein B → MSAMKIFGIAGWKNSGKTGLMVRLVTELTQRGYVVSTVKHAHHDFDIDKVGADSYRHREAGAHEVTIVSGTRFAIMHELRGAPEPSFEDILARLAPCDLVLVEGYKREPIPKIEARRLESANREPLAPTDPHICAIAADHRVADSDLPVFDLDDTTAIADFVENVVNLQRKDTSS, encoded by the coding sequence ATGAGCGCGATGAAGATTTTCGGCATCGCCGGCTGGAAGAACTCCGGCAAGACCGGGCTGATGGTGCGGCTCGTCACGGAATTGACGCAGCGTGGCTATGTCGTTTCCACCGTCAAGCACGCGCACCACGATTTCGACATCGACAAGGTCGGCGCCGACAGCTACCGCCATCGCGAGGCCGGCGCCCATGAGGTGACGATCGTCTCCGGCACGCGTTTTGCCATCATGCATGAATTGCGCGGTGCACCGGAGCCTTCCTTCGAGGATATCCTTGCACGGCTTGCCCCTTGCGACCTCGTGCTCGTCGAAGGCTACAAACGCGAACCGATCCCGAAGATCGAAGCGCGACGCCTTGAATCGGCGAACCGCGAGCCACTGGCCCCCACTGATCCCCACATCTGCGCGATTGCGGCCGATCACCGGGTCGCTGACAGCGACCTTCCGGTCTTTGACCTCGACGACACCACGGCGATCGCCGATTTCGTCGAGAACGTCGTAAACCTGCAGCGCAAGGACACCTCTTCCTGA
- a CDS encoding tetratricopeptide repeat protein has translation MASAQVDLAILHMLGRGVRKDKARAFELFLKAAMQGNPQAQMNVGVMYLRGDGVAENYAEAHHWFLKLAERGDPKGQFNLAVMYANGQGLEKNVKEAARLYKLSAEQGYALAQYQLGMAYLSGIGAEIDAAAAVRWFRKAAEQGNADAQFNLGIAYARGDGVEKDLSAAAKWYAKAAAQGMQKAQQLLDGLPKEYRDAQKP, from the coding sequence ATGGCCTCGGCGCAGGTGGATCTGGCGATCCTCCATATGCTGGGGCGCGGCGTCAGGAAGGATAAGGCTCGGGCGTTCGAGTTGTTCCTGAAGGCGGCAATGCAGGGCAATCCGCAGGCCCAGATGAATGTCGGCGTCATGTATCTTAGGGGGGATGGCGTTGCTGAAAACTACGCGGAAGCGCACCACTGGTTCCTGAAGCTCGCAGAGCGCGGAGATCCCAAGGGGCAATTCAACCTGGCGGTCATGTATGCCAACGGCCAGGGTCTCGAGAAGAACGTGAAGGAAGCGGCGCGGCTCTACAAGCTTTCGGCCGAGCAGGGCTATGCCCTGGCGCAGTACCAACTTGGCATGGCCTATCTCAGTGGTATCGGCGCTGAAATCGACGCTGCGGCTGCCGTCAGGTGGTTCCGCAAGGCCGCCGAACAGGGAAATGCCGACGCGCAGTTCAATCTCGGCATCGCCTATGCCAGAGGTGACGGGGTGGAGAAGGATCTTTCGGCTGCCGCGAAATGGTATGCCAAGGCGGCTGCGCAAGGGATGCAGAAGGCGCAGCAACTGCTCGACGGGCTACCGAAAGAGTATCGCGACGCCCAGAAGCCGTGA
- a CDS encoding tetratricopeptide repeat protein — protein sequence MKRIVFGLVVALLLQVCLAARADGAGTALAPFEQVQERAEAGDVEAQVDVGMRYQTGEGVARDVMKAIGWYRTPAEKGNAKAQFLLGAIYFNGADGVKQNYAEALRWFRLAADQNTPAAQYNLGVHYENGFGVAKDDAQAVAYYRLAAEQGYALAQYNLGYLLQEGRGTTRDAAAALEWYRKAADQGLVMAMHNLSIAYFQGNGTLKNDAEAYRWTSRTAIAGEARAQYNLGFMYEKGAGVERNLAEALRWYLRAAEQGDVDGQANAGRLYFNNEAGRVNAKEGVRWLRPAADAGHKDAQNLLCGVYVRAFGVGRDDREAVTWCRKAADRAWPRRRWIWRSSICWGAASGRIRLGRSSCS from the coding sequence ATGAAACGTATCGTCTTTGGGCTCGTCGTCGCGTTGCTGTTGCAGGTTTGCTTGGCCGCGCGTGCCGATGGCGCAGGCACGGCATTGGCACCGTTCGAGCAGGTGCAGGAGCGTGCGGAAGCGGGCGATGTCGAGGCGCAGGTGGATGTGGGCATGCGCTATCAGACCGGCGAGGGCGTTGCGCGCGACGTCATGAAGGCCATCGGCTGGTATCGCACGCCGGCCGAGAAGGGCAACGCGAAAGCGCAGTTCTTGCTTGGTGCGATCTATTTCAACGGTGCCGATGGCGTGAAGCAGAACTATGCCGAGGCGCTGCGCTGGTTCCGTCTCGCCGCCGATCAGAACACACCGGCCGCCCAATACAATCTCGGGGTCCACTACGAAAATGGGTTTGGTGTCGCCAAGGACGACGCGCAGGCCGTTGCCTACTATCGGCTGGCAGCGGAACAGGGGTATGCCTTGGCCCAATACAACCTCGGTTACCTGCTTCAGGAGGGGCGCGGCACGACGCGCGATGCGGCCGCGGCCCTTGAATGGTATAGGAAGGCGGCGGACCAGGGTCTGGTCATGGCAATGCACAATCTGTCCATCGCCTATTTTCAAGGAAACGGCACGCTGAAGAATGACGCGGAAGCCTATCGGTGGACGTCGCGAACCGCGATCGCCGGCGAGGCTCGCGCTCAGTACAATCTCGGCTTCATGTACGAGAAAGGGGCTGGTGTCGAACGCAATCTGGCCGAAGCGCTGCGCTGGTATCTGCGCGCGGCCGAGCAGGGAGATGTTGACGGCCAAGCGAATGCCGGCCGGCTCTATTTCAACAATGAGGCCGGGCGGGTCAATGCCAAGGAGGGCGTTCGCTGGCTTCGGCCTGCGGCGGACGCCGGCCACAAGGACGCGCAGAACCTGCTCTGCGGTGTTTACGTGCGGGCCTTCGGCGTCGGGCGCGACGATCGGGAGGCGGTGACCTGGTGCCGCAAGGCGGCCGACCGGGCATGGCCTCGGCGCAGGTGGATCTGGCGATCCTCCATATGCTGGGGCGCGGCGTCAGGAAGGATAAGGCTCGGGCGTTCGAGTTGTTCCTGA